The Obesumbacterium proteus DNA window CTGGCCGGGCGTGCTGTTGCATGAAGCGGTTGGTCATGGTTTAGAAGGTGATTTTAATCGTCGTGGTACGTCGGTGTTCAGTGGCCAGATGGGGCAACTGGTGGCTTCTGAACTGTGTACCGTTGTCGATGACGGCACGATTAGCGGACGTCGTGGCTCGCTGGCAATTGATGATGAAGGCGTTCCGGGTCAATACAACGTATTGATTGAAAACGGCATTCTGAAAGGCTTTATGCAGGATAAAATGAATGCTCGCCTGATGGGGCTTGCGCCAACCGGTAACGGTCGCCGTGAATCCTATGCGCATCTGCCAATGCCACGCATGACCAATACCTATATGTTGGCGGGCAAATCATCGCCACAGGATATTATTTCTAGCGTTGAATATGGCCTGTATGCGCCGAATTTTGCCGGTGGTCAGGTCGATATTACGTCGGGCAAATTTGTCTTCTCTACGTCAGAGGCTTATCTGATTGAGAATGGCAAAATCACCAAACCGGTGAAAGGCGCAACGTTGATTGGTTCAGGCATTGAAGCCATGCAGCAAATTTCTATGGTCGGTAACGATCTGGCGCTGGATAAAGGCGTTGGCGTATGCGGCAAAGAAGGGCAGAGCGTGCCGGTTGGCGTGGGTCAGCCAACGTTGAAGCTGGATTCAATGACGGTGGGGGGAACGGCGTAAGCTGTCGCCTTACATTTCGGTATTTCTATACTTGAACGGTGAAGGGTTTCGTCCGCCAGTCAGTTTCTGGTTTTTCTATGCTGTTACTTGGCGTAGGCGTCCGACGAAAGGTTGCTAGCGCGCAACCTCTCGACTCTCGCGCTTTTTACCGAGTTGTTTGACCGACCGGTCTCGGAGCGCACATCCTGTGCGCCCTCAACCTGTCACCAGCATCCCTGCTGGTGACTCTAATATGCATTCCATTCAACAAAGCAAAAACGTTGTCCGTATTTGCCTTTTAATTGTTTAGTTTTTGGTTGGACGAGCCAGCATGACATGGATGTCATGCTGGAGTTTGGGGCGCCCTGGACGGGCGATACCAAACCGGAGCGAAAATGGCATCTCGGATAGAAGCGCGTGAGTTGAGAGCCCCCGCGCAATGGGGCTCTCATCGGACGCCTTCTATTTAGTTTTCATAGAAATGCTTTTTAAACAGGCGGACGAAATATTACACGGAGTTTGCATAGTGAACCCCAAACGAAAAGTTAGCTCACTCCTCCTGCCGATAATCCTGATAAATCTCCCCAACCTTGGTGAAATATTCGCTGAGGTAGTTAATACAAACCTGCACCTTGAGCGGCAGCTTATCTTTTTGGGTATGTAAGGCGTAAACCGGTCTTGGGTCGGATTGATAGCGGCTGAAGAGAATTTCAACTTCACCGCGTTTTATCTCTTCGATGACCCACATCAGCGGCACGTAAGCAATGCCCACGCCTTCGCTAAGCCAGCGGATGAGCGTTTGCGAGTCATTGGTGACGAAGCGTCCCTGAGGCGAGAGGTGCAGCGTTTGCCCTTCTGGCGCAATCAGCTCAAATTCGCTGTCGGGGCGAACGCTGTAGGTCAACCAGCTAAAACTGGTGATGTCCGCGGGTTTCTCAGGCGTGCCGTGCTGCTGGAGATAGCTTTTCGCTGCGCAGACGACCATTGGCATGGAACCCAAGCGCTTGGAAAACAGGCTGGAGTCTTGTAATGCGCCCACCCGCACCACCAGATCGAGCCCATCAGCGATAAGGTCTGGAGCAGGTACGCCGGTAACTAAATCGATCGATAATCCAGGGTATTCACGCAGCATTCTGGCCGTCATCGGTGCCAATACATTTTGTGCCATGGTCGATGAACTACCGATACGTAAGGTGCCCGTTGGCGTATTGTTGAAGGCGTAAATCTGTTCGTGGACTTCCTGCGCCTCAAGCAACATTTTGCGGCAGCCCTGATAATAAATTTTCCCTGCCTCGGTTAAACCAATGCTGCGCGTGCTGCGGTTGAGCAGCTTAATATTGAGCTCATTTTCCAACTTGGAAATGGTTTGGCTTATGGACGAAACGCTCATCTCAAGCTGGCGTCCTGCGCTAGTAAAGGAGCCGCATTCAACTACTTTGGCAAATACGGCCATGCGCTTAAGTCGTTCCATTGTTCAATCTACCTTAATAGGGTCATGGGATTGCACAGGAGAAATTGCCATACAATCAGCCTTTGAGGTAACGATGATAGCTTAAAAAAACGACTGATTGTTTATTTTAAATAAAAAGTGATTTAGCTCACACATTCTATACATGGTGATTATTATTGCGCTAAGATATTGTCATTGACGATGCGGAAATAATCCTCTGTGTATCGAAACGACGAAATGTCCTTCTGCCATCAGATCCTGTAGTTCACATCCTCTGACAGACATCCTTTTTCTGAGTTAAACGCCATCAGCCAGTATTTCAGGGTGAGGGCGGTTAGTGGATCGCGTAAGGCAAAAGTTATCGCTCGTGGCGCTATGCAGCCAACGAAGAACGCCGCGTTGAGCTAGGCTAAATATTATTTGAGTGGAGAGAATTATGGGGCTGCTACCGGTAATGGTCGTTTTTGGCCTGTCCTTTCCACCGGTGTTTTTTGAACTGCTGGTGGCTTTGCTGCTGTTTTTACTGTTCCGGCGAGTATTACAACCGACGGGGATCTACGACTTTGTTTGGCATCCGGCGTTGTTTAATACCGCGTTGTACTGCTGTTTGTTCTACTTGATTACCTGCTTATTTGTCTGAGGTCACTGTGAATCAAATTATGATAAAAATGACCCGCATCGCTATCACCGTGATTATCGTGATAGTAGCGGCAATTGCCGTGTTTAAAGCATGGGCCTTTTATACCGAATCTCCCTGGACGCGTGATGCTAAATTCACCGCCGACGTTGTTGCCATTGCACCAGACGTCAGCGGTCTACTCTCGGACGTACCTATTCGCGATAACCAGCTGGTGAAGAAAGGGCAGATCCTGTTTGTTATCGATCAGCCGCGTTATCAAGAAGCGCTAAATCAGGCCGAAGCCGATGTGCGTTACTACCAAACACTGGTGGGCGAAAAAGCGAAAGAGGCTGGGCGTCGTGTACGTTTAGGCGTTCAGGCGATGTCTCAAGAAGAGATCGACCAGTCAAGCAACGTGCTGGCAACGGTGCGTCAGCAGTTGGCGAAAGCACAGTCAACGCGGGATCTGGCGAAGCTGGATCTAGAACGTACCGTGGTGCGTGCCCCAGCTGATGGCTGGATAACCAACCTGAACGTGCATCAGGGTGAGTTCATTAACCGTGGCGCTACGGCGGTTGCGTTGGTGAAAAAAGGCACCTTCTACATTCTGGCCTACATGGAAGAAACCAAACTCGACGGCATCCAGCGCGGCGATCGCGTGGAAATTACGCCGCTGGGCAGTAACCGTATTCTGTACGGGACCGTAGACAGCGTATCCGCTGGGGTAAACAACAAAAGCTCTACTGCGGATAGCAAAGGCTTGGCGACCGTTGACTCTAACCTTGAATGGGTTCGTTTGGCGCAGCGCGTTCCGGTGAAAATTTTGCTCGATAACAAAGAGCAAGAAACACCTTATCCGGCTGGGACAACCGCCACCGTGGTGGTGAGCAACCAACAAGACGTTGAGCGTAAATCGTCATCGCCGGTGGTGCAGCTGCTGCACCGTCTGCGCGAATTTGGCTAATCCCTCCTTACGACGTTTTCATTGATTTTCACTTGGGATTTGCATGCACGTTAACGTGCAAATCCCTATCACTTTTTAGCGCAGACAGAGGCAATGATGAATAATGGTGGCATGTTTTTGCGCTTACGTTTTGCCTGTAAGTTAGCATTTGCTATCGTGCTGGCGCTGTTTCTTGGCTTTCATTTGCAGCTTGAAACACCGCGCTGGTCGGTTTTAACCGCGGCTATTGTGGCCGCGGGCCCCGCGTTTGCAGCTGGTGGCGAACCTTTCTCTGGCGCGATCCGTCACCGTGGTTGGCTACGTATTATCGGGACATTTATCGGCTCGATTGGCGGTTTGCTGATCATGATGCTGTTTATCCGTGCGCCGCTGGTGATGATGCTCCTGTGCTGCGCATGGGCGGGCATATGTACCTGGATCTCTTCGCTGGTGCGCGTGGAGAACTCTTATGCCTTCGGTTTAGCGGGCTATACCGCGCTTATTATCGTGGTGACAACGGCAACGGAGCCCTTGTTGAGCCCGCTGTATGCGGTTGAGCGCTGTAGTGAAATCGTATTAGGTATCGTGTGTGCGGTACTGGCCGACATTATCTTTTCGCCACGCTCTATCAAAAGTGATATCGACCGCGTGGTGAGTTCGCTGATCGTCGATCAATTCCGGTTACTGCAAATGTGCGTTCGCCCTGACGAGCGAGACGTGCTGGATAAATCGTGGAACGATTTAGTGAAAGGCACCAATGCGCTTAACGGGATGCGCAGCAATCTGATGCTGGAATCCACCCGTTGGGTACGCGTAAACCGCCGTTTGAAGGCGTTGAACACCGTTTCTTTAACGCTTATCACGCAGGCCTGTGAAACCTTCTTTATCAGCTCAAATGCGCCAGAACGTATTCCTAGCGAAATGCAGGTTCTGATCCTTGAGCCGGTAGAAACTATCGGCGATGTTCACAAACGCATGAAACAGCTGCGTCAGCTGTTATCGATGCAGCCCACAGACTCGGTGCCGTTAACCATCAGCAGCTGGATTGGTGCCGCTACGCGCTACCTGCTATTGGCAAAAGGGGTGCATACCAACAGCAGTATCAGCTCGGTAGAAGAAAATATTCTTGAAGGCGAGTATGTAGTAAAACCCGCCTCCGCAGAGCGCCATCACGCCATGATCAACGGCTTGCGCACGTGGGCAGCAACGTCTATTGGTGCGCTGTTCTGGCTGTGGACTGGTTGGACATCCGGCAGTGGCTGTATGGTTATGATTGCCGTGGTGACCGCGCTGGCGATGCGCACGCCGAACCCACGCATGGCATCGATTGATTTCCTGTTAGGCACGATTATGGCGCTGCCGATCGGTGCGCTGTTTTATATGCTCATTCTTCCCGCTACGCAGCAAAGCATGTTGTTGCTGTGTATAAGTTTGGGACTGATGGCGTTTGTTATCGGTTTGGAAGTGCAAAAACGCCGTTTAGGATCGCTGGGGACCTTGGCTTTGACGATTAACATTATGGTGTTAAGCAACCCGATGACGTTTCCGGTTAGCAGCTTTTTGGACAACGCGATTGGCCAGATCATTGGCTGCTTTGTGGCGATGATCGTGCTGTTCTTGATCCGCGATCGTTCTAAAGCTCGGACGGGGCGCGCCTTACTCAACGGCTTTGTATACAGCGCGGTATCGGCGCTAACAACCAATCAGGCGCGTCGCAATGAAAACCATTTACCGGCGCTGTACCAGCAGCTCTTCCAGCTGTTGAGTCTGTTCCCGAATGACATTGCTAAATACCGTTTGGCGCTGACGTTAATCATCGCTCACCAGCGTTTACGCAATGCGCCGATTCCGGTCAACCAAGAGCTGTCTGATTTCCACAAACAGATACGTGCGACCGCCAATAAAGTGATTTCAGCCGGTGGCGATAGTAAGCGAAGAGGGTACTTTTTCCGCTTGTTAGACGAACTGAATCAGTATCAGGAACGCTTAGTTCACTATCAGGCACCGTACACCGTTACGATCCCGGTCAAACGGCTATCGACCATGTTGGAGAAATACCAGCATGCGCTAATTGATTAAATCCTAAGCATGCGGTGAATAGGGCTTAGGAATAGAAATCGTTTGCGTAGGATCATAAAAATCGTGATTTAGCGCTTGCAGCATCGCTGCGGGTGAGTATAATGCCCGACAATTTGCCGGGAGACTGCATGAAAAACGTTGTGGCTATCAGTGCTGTTTGGGTCGCTTGTCGACTAGACGCCCTGCCTGAACAAGGCGGCTGCCACCGTTTTTTTCTTCCGTTGCTAAAACGATCGTTAATCGCCCCTCAATGAGGGGCTTTTTTTTGCCCAGCGATCGGGTTGATTACATTTTAAATATCCAGTAGCCCCGGCCAGCGGGCGCGAAAAACAGGAGAACAAGAAATGGCTAATCCGTTGTATAACAAAGATATCATCTCCATAAACGATCTGAATCGTGAGGAACTGGAGCTGGTATTACGTACTGCTGCAAGCCTGAAGGCGAATCCGCAGCCAGAATTGTTGAAACACAAAGTGATTGCCAGCCTGTTCTTCGAGGCCTCAACGCGTACCCGTCTCTCTTTTGAAACCTCCATGCATCGCCTCGGTGCTTCGGTCGTCGGTTTCTCCGACAGCAGCAATACGTCGCTGGGTAAGAAGGGCGAAACGCTGGCGGATACCATTTCGGTTATCAGCACCTACGTGGACGCCATTGTGATGCGCCATCCGCAGGAAGGTGCGGCGCGACTGGCGACTGAGTTTTGTGGCTCGATTCCGGTGGTAAACGCGGGCGATGGTTCGAACCAACATCCAACCCAAACGCTGCTCGACCTGTTTACGATTCAGGAAACGCAGGGACGTTTGAATAACATCAATATCGCGATGGTCGGTGACCTGAAATATGGCCGCACCGTGCACTCATTGACGCAGGCGTTGGCGAAGTTTGAAGGAAATCGCTTCTATTTCATCGCGCCAGATGCTTTGGCGATGCCCGCATATATCTTGAAGATGCTGGATGAAAAGGGCATTCAATACAGCCTGCATACCAGTATCGAAGAAGTGATGCCGGAGCTGGATATTCTGTACATGACCCGCGTACAGAAAGAGCGCTTGGACCCGTCTGAATACGTCAACGTGAAGTCTCAGTTTGTGCTGCGCGCCGCGTCTTTAGAAGGCGCTCGTGACAACATGAAAGTGCTGCATCCTCTGCCACGCATTGATGAAATCACCAACGACGTTGATAAAACGCCGTATGCCTATTATTTCCAGCAGGCAGGAAACGGCATCTTTGCCCGTCAGGCTTTGTTGGCTCTGGTTTTGAATGCTGAACTGAACTTTTAATCGAGGACGCTAAGATGACACACGATAATAAATTACAGGTAGAAGCGATTAAACGTGGCACGGTGATTGACCATATTCCGGCTCAGGTCGGTTTCAAACTCTTAACGTTGTTCAAACTCACCGAGACAGACCAGCGCATTACTATCGGCTTAAACCTGCCTTCGAATGCGCAGGGGCGTAAAGACCTGATTAAAATCGAAAACGTCTTCTTGACCGAAGAGCAGGTCAACCAACTCTCAATTTATGCGCCTAAAGCGACGGTAAACCGCATCGATAACTACGAAGTGGTTCTTAAGCTCACGCCAACGCTGCCAGAGCAGATTGACCACGTATTGGACTGCCCAAACAGCAACTGCATTAGCCGCAGCGAACCGGTGTCTTCCAGCTTTAAAGTTCGTGTGCGCCAAGATGAAGTGTTATTGAAGTGTAAGTACTGTGAAAAAGAGTTTGAACATCATGCCGTAATGCAGGGTATTTAGATTAAAGCTCAACACAAATTTCTAGATTTAACTCGGGTTTGCGAGGCGGCGGGTGGGTTTTAGCAGGCCGCTTCCCTATAATGGTGACGAATTTATTCTTAATGTTCATCATACATCCGAAATCCTATAGGAGCAGATATGTCACGCATCATCAGTACAGAGAACGCACCTGCCGCAATCGGTCCTTATGTTCAGGGCGTTGATCTGGGTAGCATGATCATCACTTCTGGTCAGATCCCTGTGAACCCGAAGAATGGTCAGGTTGCTGAAGACGTTTCCGCACAGGCGCGCCAGTCTCTGGAAAACGTGCAGGCTATCGTTGAAGCTGCTGGTCTGAAAGTTTCAGATATTGTGAAAACGACCGTTTTCGTTAAAGATCTGAATGACTTCGCGACCGTTAACGCGACCTACGAAGCGTTCTTCACTGAGCATAATGCACCGTTCCCAGCGCGTTCATGCGTTGAAGTTGCACGTCTGCCTAAAGACGTAAAAATTGAAATCGAAGCGATCGCAGTACGTCGCTAGTATCTCGATTATCAATGCTATACAGGCCAGCAAAAGCTGGCCTGTTTTGTTTTTCGCGTATCTGCAAATTAGTTTTAAGCGTCTTTCACTGATGACGTATTACCGAAGAAGAGTTCGGTAATCAGTTTATCGTCGATCGGCTCACCGCTCAGCGTGCGCACCAGCAATTCACTGCCGAGCAGTTGAAGTGAGAACACCATATCAGGCTGCACACGCTTAATTTTCTGTAAGTGCTTGCTGGCATTAACCACCGAAATAGTTTTGGTGTTGGCATTGGCGACCTCTTTCGCCGCCAGCACGATAAACGCATTTTCTGCATCATCATCACGCAGCGCCAGAATGAATTTTGCTTTCGCTGCACCCGCTTCGATCAGCACTTGAGCATTAGACGGATCGCCGATAATTATGTCCGTATCCGGTGGATATTCATGGGAAACATTGGGTGGCACGATGACGGTCAGTGCGTCTCCGCGCTGTTTAAGCCCGAGATAAACGCTCAATGCTAGCGGAGTGGCACCCGCGATAATAAAGTGATTTTTACGCATCACGTGAGAAATCCTGCCTTTCACCAATCGTTTTAAATTACCGCCAATCACTGGCCCAATAATGGCACTGATTGACGTCGCAAATACGGTAATCCCCATAACGATAACGGAGACGGTAAATAGCCGAGCGGTGGCCGTATGGGGAACAATGTCGCCAAAGCCTACCGTTGACATACTGACCACCGAGAAATAGAACGCCGTCGGCATATCTAAAATCGGCGGAACAAATTCGCCACCCAAATAGAGCGAACCAAAAACGGCATACAGTAGTAAAGACGCGAAGCTGACTAACGCAAATAGACCACCGGCAGCTAAGCTGGCATGGTCAAAGCGCCGCCAATAGGCGATGAGTAAAATCAGCAATATCACGGCGTACAGAAACAGGTTCAGCATTTCCTGAGGTGAAAGAAAGCTGAGTAGGCCAGTCACGAATAACAATAATAACGAGAATGCCCACGCCACGCGTGCGCGCAGCAGCAGCCCGAACGCCATCAGTATTAAGCCAAAACCAAGCACAAACTGCGGGATTTCAAGTAGGCCAGTAACAGAAAGCGTCTCTTTCCATGAGCTGAACGAACTGATGGCGTTTGGCACATAGTCAAACGCTCGCAGCATCACCGGACGCATGAAGAGATAGCCATACGCGGCTACCAACACGGCCAGACACCAGTGCGGTTTAAACAAAGATATGAATCTGTGGAATAGTTTTTTCACGGCAAAGGGACTGATTCAAATAAAAAAAGTGTAGCGCGAAACGCCAGTGATGAACAGTTTGAGTCTGGGCGCGTTGCTCGCCAGTTTAACTCTCCCCGGTGAAGGGGAGAGGGAAATAGGGTC harbors:
- the aaeR gene encoding HTH-type transcriptional activator AaeR; translated protein: MERLKRMAVFAKVVECGSFTSAGRQLEMSVSSISQTISKLENELNIKLLNRSTRSIGLTEAGKIYYQGCRKMLLEAQEVHEQIYAFNNTPTGTLRIGSSSTMAQNVLAPMTARMLREYPGLSIDLVTGVPAPDLIADGLDLVVRVGALQDSSLFSKRLGSMPMVVCAAKSYLQQHGTPEKPADITSFSWLTYSVRPDSEFELIAPEGQTLHLSPQGRFVTNDSQTLIRWLSEGVGIAYVPLMWVIEEIKRGEVEILFSRYQSDPRPVYALHTQKDKLPLKVQVCINYLSEYFTKVGEIYQDYRQEE
- the aaeX gene encoding p-hydroxybenzoic acid efflux pump operon protein AaeX; translation: MGLLPVMVVFGLSFPPVFFELLVALLLFLLFRRVLQPTGIYDFVWHPALFNTALYCCLFYLITCLFV
- the aaeA gene encoding p-hydroxybenzoic acid efflux pump subunit AaeA, giving the protein MIKMTRIAITVIIVIVAAIAVFKAWAFYTESPWTRDAKFTADVVAIAPDVSGLLSDVPIRDNQLVKKGQILFVIDQPRYQEALNQAEADVRYYQTLVGEKAKEAGRRVRLGVQAMSQEEIDQSSNVLATVRQQLAKAQSTRDLAKLDLERTVVRAPADGWITNLNVHQGEFINRGATAVALVKKGTFYILAYMEETKLDGIQRGDRVEITPLGSNRILYGTVDSVSAGVNNKSSTADSKGLATVDSNLEWVRLAQRVPVKILLDNKEQETPYPAGTTATVVVSNQQDVERKSSSPVVQLLHRLREFG
- the aaeB gene encoding p-hydroxybenzoic acid efflux pump subunit AaeB, translating into MFLRLRFACKLAFAIVLALFLGFHLQLETPRWSVLTAAIVAAGPAFAAGGEPFSGAIRHRGWLRIIGTFIGSIGGLLIMMLFIRAPLVMMLLCCAWAGICTWISSLVRVENSYAFGLAGYTALIIVVTTATEPLLSPLYAVERCSEIVLGIVCAVLADIIFSPRSIKSDIDRVVSSLIVDQFRLLQMCVRPDERDVLDKSWNDLVKGTNALNGMRSNLMLESTRWVRVNRRLKALNTVSLTLITQACETFFISSNAPERIPSEMQVLILEPVETIGDVHKRMKQLRQLLSMQPTDSVPLTISSWIGAATRYLLLAKGVHTNSSISSVEENILEGEYVVKPASAERHHAMINGLRTWAATSIGALFWLWTGWTSGSGCMVMIAVVTALAMRTPNPRMASIDFLLGTIMALPIGALFYMLILPATQQSMLLLCISLGLMAFVIGLEVQKRRLGSLGTLALTINIMVLSNPMTFPVSSFLDNAIGQIIGCFVAMIVLFLIRDRSKARTGRALLNGFVYSAVSALTTNQARRNENHLPALYQQLFQLLSLFPNDIAKYRLALTLIIAHQRLRNAPIPVNQELSDFHKQIRATANKVISAGGDSKRRGYFFRLLDELNQYQERLVHYQAPYTVTIPVKRLSTMLEKYQHALID
- the pyrB gene encoding aspartate carbamoyltransferase, translated to MANPLYNKDIISINDLNREELELVLRTAASLKANPQPELLKHKVIASLFFEASTRTRLSFETSMHRLGASVVGFSDSSNTSLGKKGETLADTISVISTYVDAIVMRHPQEGAARLATEFCGSIPVVNAGDGSNQHPTQTLLDLFTIQETQGRLNNINIAMVGDLKYGRTVHSLTQALAKFEGNRFYFIAPDALAMPAYILKMLDEKGIQYSLHTSIEEVMPELDILYMTRVQKERLDPSEYVNVKSQFVLRAASLEGARDNMKVLHPLPRIDEITNDVDKTPYAYYFQQAGNGIFARQALLALVLNAELNF
- the pyrI gene encoding aspartate carbamoyltransferase regulatory subunit, whose product is MTHDNKLQVEAIKRGTVIDHIPAQVGFKLLTLFKLTETDQRITIGLNLPSNAQGRKDLIKIENVFLTEEQVNQLSIYAPKATVNRIDNYEVVLKLTPTLPEQIDHVLDCPNSNCISRSEPVSSSFKVRVRQDEVLLKCKYCEKEFEHHAVMQGI
- the ridA gene encoding 2-iminobutanoate/2-iminopropanoate deaminase, whose translation is MSRIISTENAPAAIGPYVQGVDLGSMIITSGQIPVNPKNGQVAEDVSAQARQSLENVQAIVEAAGLKVSDIVKTTVFVKDLNDFATVNATYEAFFTEHNAPFPARSCVEVARLPKDVKIEIEAIAVRR
- the kch gene encoding voltage-gated potassium channel protein — encoded protein: MKKLFHRFISLFKPHWCLAVLVAAYGYLFMRPVMLRAFDYVPNAISSFSSWKETLSVTGLLEIPQFVLGFGLILMAFGLLLRARVAWAFSLLLLFVTGLLSFLSPQEMLNLFLYAVILLILLIAYWRRFDHASLAAGGLFALVSFASLLLYAVFGSLYLGGEFVPPILDMPTAFYFSVVSMSTVGFGDIVPHTATARLFTVSVIVMGITVFATSISAIIGPVIGGNLKRLVKGRISHVMRKNHFIIAGATPLALSVYLGLKQRGDALTVIVPPNVSHEYPPDTDIIIGDPSNAQVLIEAGAAKAKFILALRDDDAENAFIVLAAKEVANANTKTISVVNASKHLQKIKRVQPDMVFSLQLLGSELLVRTLSGEPIDDKLITELFFGNTSSVKDA